The genomic interval GAAGATATCCGGAGTTATCAGAGCAAGAGCAGAAGTTTTTCGTGGAGCTTTAAGACCATATGTGACTACTGCAAATCAAGAACTTCATGATGTATTAAATTCCAATATTAATTTAACATTGATTTTACAAGGAAACGTTAACGGTGATCCAGCAAACTTTGAAAAATTACGAGATACGCTAACAACACTGGGTGCACAGGAGGAATTTAAAAATAATTTGATTTATCACATAGACGAATAACCATAAATGAAAAATTAATGATGATGCTCAGTCTTATGCAGATTATGTTTCTTGTCATATCTCATAGTCCATACCCCAACACCTATAGTAGCTAGCCCAATGGCCATTATGAGATAGTCGACGATAAAAATGGTGGCCCATATAGAGTTAAGCAATCCAGCAATGAAAAACAAAAGTCCTAGTAGGAATACTGACAGTCCTGCAATAATTTCGGAATTGATCCCTTGCATAAATCAAAAAAGCGTTTTCTATTATAAAAACCATTAGTCCAAGGAAAAAAGGTTTATAGCAAGAATGAATTTTGCAGCTCTATTTTCAGGAGGTAAGGACAGTACTTTTGCAATTAGTGAACTGATAGAAAATGGCCATATATTAAACTGTTTGATAGTGATGCATCCAACTAGTGACGAAAGCATGTTATTTCACTATCCTTCAACAAGATATCTAAATAAGATCTCTAAAACACTAGACGTTCCTCTTATTGAAGTACAGTGCGGTTCATCCGACAAGGAATCTGAATCAAATGACTTGCACAAAGCCGTTGAGGATGCCACCCGCTCATTTCCGATCACTGGCTTATGTCACGGTTGTATTAGCAGTTATTTTCAGCTTCAAGTAATCAAGAAAATTTGTGAGAAACTCAATTTAGATGTGTTGTCACCTCTTTGGCAGATTGATAGTGATTTTTATTTCGAACAGCTTCTCAACAAAGGCTTTGAAATCATGATTACTAGGGTTGCTGCAGGAGGTTTAGACAAGAGTTGGCTTGGACAGACCATAAACTACTCAAATTACTTAAAGTTAAGGAAATTAAGCAAGAATTTTGGATTTAACATAACATTTGAAGGTGGCGAAGCAGAAACGTTAGTATTGGATTGCCCAATTTACAAAAAGAAGGTAGTTGTCAAAGAAAGTAGAGTAGTTTGGGATGGAGTAAGGGGAATATTTGAAATAGCAGAAGTTGATCTAATAAAAAAGTAGATACGATATGCTTGACAGTCTAAAAGACAATTTACGCGTTGCCCTAAAAAAAATTGTAGGGGCTTCAGATGTCAATGAAGAATTAATTAATGAGCTGTGTAAAGATTTACAAAGAGCACTACTTGCTGCTGATGTAAATGTTAGATTAGTTTTACA from Candidatus Nitrosocosmicus hydrocola carries:
- a CDS encoding diphthine--ammonia ligase, with amino-acid sequence MNFAALFSGGKDSTFAISELIENGHILNCLIVMHPTSDESMLFHYPSTRYLNKISKTLDVPLIEVQCGSSDKESESNDLHKAVEDATRSFPITGLCHGCISSYFQLQVIKKICEKLNLDVLSPLWQIDSDFYFEQLLNKGFEIMITRVAAGGLDKSWLGQTINYSNYLKLRKLSKNFGFNITFEGGEAETLVLDCPIYKKKVVVKESRVVWDGVRGIFEIAEVDLIKK